In the genome of Amphiura filiformis chromosome 11, Afil_fr2py, whole genome shotgun sequence, the window ATAACTCTATAAATGATTGATGAGAACATCGAATTTTCACCTGAACCAGAACTGAATTATTCTtgacttttaattaaaattacatttAACAATGGCATACGACCCAACTCACCATAAATCATACTGGAACAGGTGCATTTTTTAACTTTCAGCAACAAAATTTTAGGTGCAATCTTTCCACTAACTTGATATTTGAAAATCCTCAAATCTCACAACCATACAGCAATATTGGAACCACTGTTGAGTCAAAAAGCTTGAGTTGAATATCTAAATCTAAATTCATTGATCTGCCTTTCTTGAGAATAACAAACATGGCTCTGTTAGCAACATCATATAAGTGCTTAATTACAACACTTAACACACCGTTATAGTTGAATTTTATACCTAAGTACACATAATAAGCTACCACCTCTAACACTTGATCATTGAAAGTAATAACTGGCTTATTTCTAATTTTGCCTCTTGAAAAAACTAAGATCTTAGACTTATTAGCGTTATTTTTTAGACCCCAAGTATTACAATATTCATTCATACCATTAATTGCAAGTTGCAACTGCTTCTCATTTTCCGATAAAATAATGGTATCGTCTGCATAtagtaaaacaaacaaatttaggtataatacagtgtcTTCATCTTCTAATGTTGTGTACACACTTTCTTTAAATTTAGGCAGCCCATCATATTTTCTGCGAAGAAACGATTCCAAGTCACTTAAAAAGATTGAGAAAAGAAGGGGAGACAAGTTCTCGCCTTGTCTTACCCTAGTCATACAGTTGAAATAAGTTGACTTGATACCATTTAACTTGACACATGATTTAGCATATTTATAATCGATGATTGCACAATAAAGTCTTTTTTTCtgacctaaataaaaatcaagcaGTAATTTGAAAGTAAAAATGTGATCCATTGTAGAGAACCCTTTTCTAAATCCAGCTTGCTCTGAACCAATGATATCAAATTCATCAGTGTATTTAGTCAGTCTTTGATTTATCACAGAAGTAAATAATTTGCCAAAGCAACTAAAAATAGTAATACCCTATAATTATCAACATTTTGTCTATCACCCTTATTTTTGTACAAAGGAATTATAAGTCCAATTAACCAACTTTCAGGAATAATACCTGTCTCTAGAATAAGATTTAAAAGTTAAACATTATACATCAAGTAAAATAGGACAAGTtgattttaaaaattcatttagaATCTGATCATCACCTGCAGCTTTGTTGTTCTTAAGTTTACTGATACAAAATGAAATTCCATCCCTTGTGAAAGGCTTATTTAGATCCTCATTAATGACATTTGAACCATTTATAAGTTTCTGCTCCTCATTTTGTGAAATCTGCTCTCCATTATTTAACTGCTGGAAATGATCTTTGAAATACTCTAACTCTGGCAAATCTTTACTGGATTTGTTCTTAGTACAATTCAGAAGTTTCCAGAAGGCTTTTGGATCCTTATCAGACAGCACCTTTATCTTTGTATTCAAATCCTTATTATAATTGTTATAACTTACACGCAATTGTTTTTTATAAGCTTTACCAGTATTCTTCACATTTGCTCTCGTAACTTCAGAGTTATTATGCTTACAAGTATTTTTTGCTGCAAAAAAGGCCTTTCTCTTATCTTCACAGACCTTATTAAACCAAGGCTTAATATTTTCGTTTTTCTTTTTGCAGGTTTTTTTCACAGTATTACACTTTTTCAACATGTCACACTCTTTTGCACTGGCATCAAAAACATCCTTTATCATTGCAACAATTCCATCCATACTTATCTGAGAAACATTTTCAATATCATTACAAAAGATCTATGTGCATTTCAATATCTTTGACCGTATCAACACAAATATTACCAATAGATTCCCTTGAACAAGTGGCCAGCCAGAAATGAGATGGACAAATATTGTTGCATCTGTGGCAATGAGTGAGAGCAAACTAGTGCACAGATGTATTTCAGTATCGTATTCAATGTGCAGCATGTCTATGAGAATATGTtgcttcatttattttattttttatttttacaatcagATTGGGTAATTTATGGATTTAGAATCATATCTTTCATGCTGTTACAAGCTTTATTGCATGAATAGGTAACTTGGTGGCCTATGACCCAATATTTTCAACTTGTGATTATATCAGACTgttaatattctttatttttgtccAAAATTGAATGCGATTTTCAGGTTGGCGAGACCAGTTTTACTATTGAGGATCTGACTCCAGACAGGCAGTACAAATTTCGTATCAGAGCTGTGAACGTAGCAGGTGAAGGAGAGCCAAGTTCACCATCAGATGTAATTACAGCTAAAGAACCATATGGTaagattttgtgttgaaattccTTATTCAAAATTCACACCACATTGTAAGGTGTGAATCATTTGCACCAAACTAAGAACTCGTGACAGTCACCTTGAGGTGGAAACAGTTTATGATCTATCTGTACACGCCAAAAAAACAACTATCTGTTACTTGGCAAGGGTAAAAATACACGCTGAGACTACACTCTACACCTATATCTTGACTCAAGCAAAAGTGAGGACACTCCCCTTGATAGGGTCACCAGCACAATATTTAAGATGCCTCAGACCGCAAACTGACTGATACAATCTTCTCACGGATGTTGGAGCCTCAATTCTTGTCCAACTTTGTCAACAATACATTCAATCCTCTTGGCTGTATATTGAAGAAGTTCTGTCTTGATGGCTGTATCCTGTTTATTGTCCACTGTCTAGATGTCATAGTCCTGACATCTGCTGTGCAAAAGACAATACTCTGAACCAGCAACTAGGGCGGGCATTGCTTACAAAGGAAGTGGTTGGAGATGCAGAGGGTATCAAAACGAAGACCACGCCAGATGAGATGGAGTATAAACAAATGTAATCGCTCTTCTTTTTCAGTCCAACCTTTTCCtttccccttctttctctctCAACAATATATTAGttgttaaggggtcggtcaccaacctttgcacagtatttgtgtggggcctgagagcacatcagacatatcgaattgcattctgtatacgaagaatatccttttgatatcaaataattttcattttttgacatttgcgatataatacaaattttatggctaattattagaaattaatatttttgatcttAAACAGTCCTCGACTTTtcatattaaatatatacatttttttccaaaaaagacccaAATGATTTCGGTCTGTTTGGGAAAAatgtatctttaatacgaaaggtcaaaattttcaaatgatcatcagcttttcctctcagctacatacactttaagtacatatcagtagatttataaattttatttcgaggactgttaaatatgaaaaataaaaaaatataaacttttaataatttgccataaaatgtgttttatgtcgccaatttcaaaaaatcaaaaattcctgatatcagaaggacattcttcgtattcagaatgcaatttgatatgtttgatgtgcacttatgtcccacaaaaattaatgtgaaaatgttgatatccgatcccttaaggttgtattttaaaatttcagaaagttaaaaaaaaacagtGGCCTTGTTTTCTGTCTAAATCAATTTATGCGTTCACAGAAAATTGGTTTTACTTGAATGTGCCTGTTTTTACTTGAATGTGCTTGGTTTTCAATATTTCAGAGTGCACTACATTTTTACGCTAATTTTGATTTTAAGAACAAATCGAGTTAATTCCCTTTATCTGATAATCTATGTATGTATTAGATCTTCCTGGTGTACCAAACACCCCTACTGCTGTGAACATCAACAATACAAGTGTAATGCTTACCTGGTTGCCACCTGAAGGAAACAAAGACAGTAGCAGTAGAGTGACATCATATATTATTGAGAAATGTGATATCAGTAAAGGAGAAGATTGGTTCCAGGTCGACAAGGTTAGTTTTTATATTTCCCTTGAACAAATGGCCAGCCAGAAATGAGATGGACAAATATTGTTGCATCTGTGCCAATGAGTGAGAGCAAACTAGTGCACAGATGTATTTCAGTATCGTATTCAATGTGTACCATGTCTATGAGAAGGGGATACCTTTCTGTGTGAATATGTTgcttcatttatttaattttttcaatCAAATTGGGTGATTTATGGATTTAGAATCATATCTTTTATGCTGTTACAAGCTTTATTGCATGAATAGTTAACTTGATGTCCTATGACCCAATATGTTCAACTTGTGATTATATCAGACTGTTAATACTCTTATTTTGTTTCCCTAAATTGAATGCAATTTTCAGGGGTGTGAGACCAGTTGTGCCATTGAGAATCTGATACCAGACAAGCAGTACAAATTTCGTATCCGAGCTGTGAATGTAGCAGGTGTAGGAGAGCCAAGTTCACCATCAGATGTAATTACAGCTAAAGAACCGTATGGTaagattttgtgttgaaatttcTTATTCAAATGTGAAAATGTGACAGTCAACATGAGGAGGTAGAAACAGTTTATGGTTTAAAGTTAACAACCTATGTAAAAAAACAGTGGCCTTGTTTTCTGTCTAAATCAATTTATGCGTTCACAGAAGATTGGTTTTACTTGAATGTGCTTGGTTTTAAATATTTCAGATAGCATACATTTACgctaattttaattttaagaacAAATTGAGTTAATTTCCTTTATCTGATAATCTTTGTATGTATTAGACCCTCCTGGTGTACCAAGCACCCCTACTGCTGTGAACATCAACAAGACAAGTGTAATGCTTACATGGTTGCCACCTGAAGGAAACAAAGACAGTAGCAGTAGAGTAACATCATATTTTATTGAGGAATGTGATATCAGTCAAGGAGAATATTGGTTTCAAGTCGGCAAGGTTAGTTTTTATATTTTCCTTTGCATCTGCACCAATAGGTTAGCAAATGCATAACTAGTGCAAAGATACATTTCTGTTTCCTATTCAATGTGTAGCATCTTCTTTGAAAAGGATGTACCTTTCTGTGTGAAAATGTATTTATGTTTCTTTGGGTTTTTTTCAATCAAATAGGGTGATTCGTGGATTTTGAATCATACCTTTCATGCTGTTACAAGCTTTACTGCATGAACAGGTAACTTGATGGCATATGTCCCAATATTTTCATATTGTTATCAATTTTTCCCTAAATTCAATGCAATTTTCAGGGGTGTGAGACCAGCTGTGCCATTGAGAATCTGATACCAGACAAGCAGTACAAATTTCGTATCAGAGCTGTGAACGTAGCAGGTAAAGGAGAGCCAAGTTCACCATCAGATGTAATTACAGCTAAAGAACCATATGGTaagattttgtgttgaaatttcTTATTCAAAATTCACACCACATAGTAATAGGTGTGATTCCTTTCTACCAAACCAAGAAAATGTGACAGTCAACATGAGGAGGTAGAAACATTTTATGGTTTAAAGTTAACAACTAGTATGTAAAAAAACAGTGGCCTTGTTTTCTGTCTAAATCAATTTATGCGATCACAGAAGATTGGTTTTACTTGAATGTGCTTGGTTTTAAATATTTCAGATAGCATACATTTACGTTAATTTTAATATTAAGAACAAATTGAGTTAATTTCCTTTATCTGATAATCTTTGTATGTATTAGATCTTCCTGGTGTACCAAGCACCCCTACTGCTGTGAACATCAACAAGACAAGTGTAATGCTTACATGGTTGCCACCTGAAGGAAACAAAGACAGTAGCAGTAGAGTGACATCATATGTTATTGAGAAATGTGATATCAGTCAAGGAGAATATTGGTTTCAAGTCGGCAAGGTTAGTTTCTATATATTCCTTGAACAAGTGGCCAGCCAGAAATGAGATGGATACATTTTTTGCATCTGCACCAATAGGTAAGGAAATGCTTAACTAGTGCAAAGATACATTTCTGTATCTTATTCAATGTGTAGCATATTCTTTGAAAAGGAGGtacctttctttgtgaaaatgtatttatgtttctttgttttttcaatcaAATAGGGTGATTCGTGGATTTAGAATCATATCTTTCATGCTGTTACAAGCTTTACTGCATGAACAGATAACTTGATGGCATATGTCCCAATATTTTCAACTTGTGATTATATCGGACTGTTAATATAATTTCCTAAATTGAATGCGATTTTCAGGTGGGTGAGACCAGTTTTACTATTGAGGATCTGATACCAGACAGGCAGTACAAATTTCGTATCCGAGCTGTGAACGTAGCAGGTGAAGGAGAGCCGAGTTCACCATCAGATGTAATTACAGCTACAGAAGCATATGGTaagattttgtgttgaaattccTTATTCAAAATTCACACCACATTGTAAGGTGTGATTCATTTGCACCAAACCAAGAAAACGTGACAGTCACCTTGAGGAGGAAAAACAGTTTATGGTGTCAAGGTAACAATATTATCTGTACACGCCAAAAAACCAACTATCTGTTACTCGGCAGGGGTAAAAATACACTCTACACCTATATCTTGACTCAAGCGAAAGTGAGGACACTCCCCTTGATAGGGTCACCAGCACAATCTTTAAGATGCCTCAGACGGCAAATTGACTGATACAATCTTCTCACAGATGCTGGAGCCTCAAATCTTGTCCaactttgtaaaacatacattcaATCTTCTTGGTTTTTattgaataaattatgttttaatgCCTGTATCCTGTTTAGTGTCCAATATGTAAATGTCATATTCCTGATATCGACTGTGCAAAGCATTAAAGACAATACTCTGAACAAGCAAATAGGGTGGGCATTGCTTACAAAGGAAGTGGTTGGAGATGCAGAGGGTATCAAAACGAAGACCGGTACAGATGAGAGGGAGTACAAACAGATGTAATCGCTCTTCTTTTTCAGTCCAACCTTTTCCTACtttccccttctttctctctCAACAATATATTAGTTGTTAAGGAGTTGGTCGccaacctttgcacagtatttttgtgggtcctgagagtacatcagacatatcgaattgcattctgtatacgaagaatatcctgatgatatcaaataattttgattttttgaaatttgcgatataatacaaattttatggttaATTATTAGAAAtgaatatttgtgatatttaacagtcctcgacttttcatattaaatacataattttttcccaaaaaagacctaaaaatttaggtcttttggggaaaatgtatcttcaatacgaaaggtcaaaattttcaaatgatcgtcagcttttcctcccagctacatatacttacgtacatatcagtagatttataaattttatttcgaggactgttaaacatgaaaaataaaaaatatcaatttttaataatttgccatagaatgtgttttatatcgccaattacaaaaaaaatcaaaaatacttGATATCAGAATGCGATTTGACATCTTTCATGCTGTTACaagcttcgtattcagaatgcgatttgatatgtctgatgtgcactcatgtcccacaaaaatgacTGTGAATGttgatatccgatcccttaaggttgtattttacaatttcaaaaatgtagaaaaaaaccAATGGCCTTGTTTTCTGTCTAAATCAATTTATGTGTTCACAGAAGATTGGTTTTACTTAAATGTGCCTGGTTTTCAATATTTCAGAGTGCACTACATTTACGCTTATTTTGATTTTAAGAACATAATTGACTTAATTTCCGTTATCTGATAATCTTTGTATGTATTAGACCCTCCTGGTGTACCAAGCACCCCTACTGCTGTGAACATCAACAAGACAAGTGTGATGCTTACATGGTTGCCACCTGAAGGAGACAAAGACAGTAGCAGTAGAGTGACATCATATATTATTGAGAAATGTGATATCAGTCAAGGAGAATATTGGTTTCAAGTCGACAAGGTTAGTTTTCCTTGAACGAGTGGCCAGCCTGAAATGAGATGGATATATATTGTTGCATCTGCACCAATGAGTGAGAGCAAATGCATAACTAGTTCACATATATATTTCATTATCGTATTAAATGTGTATCATGTCAATGATAAGTAGGTATCTTCGGTGTAAAAATTTTGCttcttgtttctttgttttttcgaTCAAATGGGTGATTCATGGATTTAGAATCATATCTTTCatagtagggtacagaatggaggTCCCGTTCTCGgtgtgagtacaagaagttttgaaggtgtttttttatagattttaggacgctgaataaaatgggAGGGGTCTgtaccatcgaaaagtgtggggaactctcgctagagggcgtttttcaaaatggccgccaaaatcccttaaaatcaccataacttggtcagagaagcacccagcagaactattctgatgtctatacccatgttttcagggtcaaggaatccaatagagtcatttacaacagcctaggacctatcattccaagatggctgccaaaattccaaaatggccgccagtgaacattaacttggctatatctcgggtgcagaaagtcctagaagtatgattctggtgtctatacccatgtttacagggtctagaaatccattagaATAATCTAAAACAGTACAGAACcttaaaatcccaagatggctgcccaaattgaaaaataaccaccactaatctgtggtttagacggccctATCCGCagtttacgatccttacctggggctaagatgcctgaatcttagcataacgcagtctaaaccccagataaggtatctaaacccagataaggccccataaccccagattaagggacgtagaccccagataaagcagaacaaaccccaaataaggtgccttaaccctaaataaggaacataa includes:
- the LOC140163749 gene encoding myomesin-3-like gives rise to the protein MIEKCDISKGEDWFQVDKVGETSFTIEDLTPDRQYKFRIRAVNVAGEGEPSSPSDVITAKEPYDLPGVPNTPTAVNINNTSVMLTWLPPEGNKDSSSRVTSYIIEKCDISKGEDWFQVDKGCETSCAIENLIPDKQYKFRIRAVNVAGVGEPSSPSDVITAKEPYDPPGVPSTPTAVNINKTSVMLTWLPPEGNKDSSSRVTSYFIEECDISQGEYWFQVGKGCETSCAIENLIPDKQYKFRIRAVNVAGKGEPSSPSDVITAKEPYDLPGVPSTPTAVNINKTSVMLTWLPPEGNKDSSSRVTSYVIEKCDISQGEYWFQVGKVGETSFTIEDLIPDRQYKFRIRAVNVAGEGEPSSPSDVITATEAYDPPGVPSTPTAVNINKTSVMLTWLPPEGDKDSSSRVTSYIIEKCDISQGEYWFQVDKVGETSFTIEDLTPDRQYKFRIRAVNVAGEGEPSSPSDVIIAHDLPGVPSTPNAEIINKTSVMLTWSPPEEKEESNSGVTSYIIEKCDISQGEYWFQVDKVGETSFTIEDLIPDRQYKFRIRAVNVAGEGEPSSSSDVITATEPYVYNDGEPQIAATASALVEISEPDQPSAASAAEAAAI